The nucleotide window ACAAGAGAATAGAAGAAAATGTGTTGTTTAATCCACCGTTTTTTAAATtggtaatattttgtttagtctgtgactaaaatttgattatttaacttttacattttatttaaggtCGAAAAATTCTTATCGCCCTCTCAAAAAGAGGCCATTGGAGCACGCTGTTATTCTTGTGGCAAAATAGTCAAAGGCAATCGGGGCATttcatcaaattttataaaacatatgAAACGTGCCCATccggaaattaataaaatatatgaagACTTTAAGGCCCACAAAATAAAACCCGGACACTTGCCAAATCTAGTACATGCTCTTGAAGCACAAATGCTGAGTAGAAATTTTGCTACGGCTGCCGAAAATGGGGCATCAGGTTCTGACAGCAATGCTGCTTATTCAAATGATGAtacaaatcaattttctgaagttAATAACACTTTAGAAAACAACACCATGTGCTATTCTTCAGATGAAAATGAGGAATCTTTAAATACAGCAAACGAAAAAAGCTATAAAGAATCACAGCAGCAAGAAgtaaataatttcgaaaatcgACCGCTTGAATTGTCCTCAAATACTTTagaaatttttggaaagttAATTGATGAAAAACTGCAACATTTTGTTAAGCAAAAGGAATATAACCAGCTAAATGATAAAGTAGATGAATTAATAAAACGCAATCCAACAAATAATGCCAGTTCGGAGACAGCTCTAACGGAATTGAAAACTGAAAtggataatttaaaaaaagaatgcgCGGTATTACGTTTAGCTGTACAACAGTCTCAGGCCAGTAAACGGCAGCTGCAGAATGAACTACAGACGGTAGACAAACTATTACACCAACGAAAGCTTATTATACGCAACATACAAGTTTTTGATTCAGAGCAACCCTTAAAATCTGTCAAAAAACTATTCACCGAAAAGTTAGATTTACccgatataaaaattattaattgcagTATTATACCGTCGCTAAAAACATCCAATGATTCTAACAAAGAATGCCTTTCGCTAGAATTAGATAGTCCGCAGGCTTGTAAAGCCATATTTCGTCAAGcgcataaattgaaaaatactgGTATTTATATAGAGTCGGAAATATCACCGTTTCAGCGTaaacgtaaaaataaattaatggttTTGCGTAAAGAGTTACTGAGGCGTAAACCAGATCTCAAAGTTTTAGTACGCGATATAACGTTGGTggtaaatggaaaaaatttctATTGGGATGATGTGGAAGGTTTATGTCATGATGGTAAGCATGAAGCCATTGAATTGAATGGtgttgaatatttgaatatgctCAGTGGATTAGATATAAGTGAATTTATAAGTATTTTACAGAattataatatacaaataaattaaaatttgaaatttattaaactatttttaaataaagaattaatttgaaatttgtataaatttataaaaatagggATTATTTGAGTTCCACTATTTGTCTGATAAAgatattttagtgaaaattatTGAGGGATTTTCCGCATGCTAAAGTTTTCCTATAAATTGTACAATTACAATTAGTTGGAAACTACAACTACAGAAGTTGTTTAATAATATTGCCTAAAAGGACACTGACAATAGTAGTTTTCcagtttgtttattattattacatataATACAAACGCTGTTGGCGTATGTCTTTTACGATTTCAACTATTTCGTagtagattaaagataaaatgtaacCTGTTTCTTTCATCTAGTAATCTATACGCCAACAGCGATAAGggtgattaatttaaaaattattgttcaaAGTACTATTTAAAGGTGAACATTtagccatagagaattatacatagagcggaaactaaattaaaaagaagaaaaatcacacatacgagtgttacTTTTGATTTcacatacagcccaattatgaataaaaacttCCTCGGATTTTTTATTCCACCACttagttttttgacaactgagttaggtcattGAAGGGAGAGTTTCCACTCTatgaataattttcttttttaagattatgttttaaaaataacggtACAATaggaattttgtttacatttgttatgctATCAGTTCTGCGTGAATGCCACACATACATCAAACAGCTGTTAGCTGGCTGCTAATTTCAACAACTGCCAGTGGAATTTcctaatatttgtttattttataaaaaatcttttgcaaaaatcgaaaatatcaTGGATAAATGGTTAAGAGATCGTTTGTCAACTTGTTTGGACTTTGAGGTGCCAGATGACATGATTAAGTATATTATATCCATGAAATCGTCCGCCGAATTTGATGAGTATTTTGAGACTTTATTAAACAAGGAATGTGAAGACCATCGTTTGTTTTTGTCCGATTGTAAACAAAGACTCTTTAGCAAGGCATTGCCCAACAAAAAGCAGCaacaaaacaccaacactcAAAAGAAAGCACAAGGGCATGGCTCTTCCACCATAAAACAAAATCAGTCTACTGCTGGAAGTGTGCCAGGCAACAAAGCATCGCACGATGCAAATCAGCCACAACAGAACACACAATCGCAGGGAGCCAAAAAGAAAACCAAGTATGTAAGTCTGTATACGAATGATGGTAATGTGGTGGATGCCATAATGCTGAAGGGAAGACGCCTGTGCAATTGTCAGGCTTCACAACATAAACTGGTGAACAATTGTTTGAGTTGCGGCCGCATTGTATGCGAACAAGAGGGTAGTGGTCCTTGTCTATTTTGTGGCGAATTAGTTTGCACCAACGAAGAACAGCAAGTTCTGAAATCATCGggcaaaaaaagtgataatctTTTAAAATCCCTCAAGGAAAAGGGTGGTGGTGAGGCTTTGAAAAAGGCTCTAGAGCAGAGAGATCGTCTGTTGGAGTACGATCGTAATAGTGAGAAGCGTACCACAGTAATTGATGATGAATTGGATTACTTTGAGGAGAATTCCGTATGGCATTCGGATGAACAGAGGGCCACATTTGAACGACTTAAGCAGGAAATGCATGATCGTAAACATGCAAGTCGTATTAatcgtaaaattaaaattgattttgccgGCCGTGAAGTGGATGAAGATGTTACTATTAGTAAGGAATATGAGCGTGATGTTTTGAAGGAGGTGGCAGCAATCAATGCGAAATCTGACAATTCCAGTAATTGGTCTAACCGTAAACATTCTGATAAATGGGATAATGCGGGTGAATTGGATCCCAATATGGATGCTGCGCGTCCAATATATAGGCCTTCGGCTGAGGAAAAGGCTAAAAGCAAGGGGCCTACATTAAATGATGGTCTTGAGCGCATTTACAATCGTGTTCAGGATAAGGAACTAATGGAAATGCAAGATATGCGTCAGTGTTTGTCTATGCATCAGCCATGGGCCTCTCTGCTGGTGGCGGGCATCAAGAAGTAAGAATAAATTGTGGtggtatattttattttctaataagcttcgacacagctgaatatagccttcattgttgtttaaaaattgattttttttttttttttttgaaaaaagtcgtAAGATAATAATTTGGCTGTTCTATATATGTTCAAGCCCACATATCCcgttattaaaatgaaatttttattttctttgcttTTTCAGGCACGAAGGTCGTGTTTGGTATAGTGAACATCGTGGTCGTTTATGGATTGCATCTACTGCTAAAGAACCCAGATCAGAAGAGATCCAAGAACTCGAGAACTTTTACAAACAATATTATAATGGtaaataaacgaaaagaaatttaaaaaattacacattaaAATATATCAAACGTCTATAGATCCTACAATAAAATTCCCGGAACATTATCCCACTGGTTGTCTATTGGGTTGTGTTAAGGTTGATGATTGTTTGGCCCAAGAagagtatcgcgatatttatccTGCAGGAGAATCAGATTCCCCATATGTTTTTGTGTGCTCAAACTTTGAACAATTGCCGGTGGTGTTTCCAATTAAAGGACAACATAAGATATGtgagtaataaataaaaaaaactctaatttaatgtaattaatttgtttatataattctATTTGTTTTAGATCAAATTGATCCTAAAATTCATAATGCTGCCTGCAAGACTTTGATGCGCATGAAGGCCACCAAGGGTTAAGTGAAATCGTGGGGTTAAATAATAACATTCCTTCAGGATAGATTGTAAACATGGAAGCTGAAATTTATAAACTGAATTATGTTTTTGCTGGCTGAGATTATGCAAAatctttttgtttgaataaaattattaaaatatatgtataataaaaactaaaaaattgataaatttaaaattttattctcaATAAGACGTTAATTCTTTATACTTTAGGggaaaaaatgttggtgaaaaaaattgagGTAGTTGAGGTTTTTAGCTTTttgcgattttaaatagcaaacgaaCCAGGACTATACCCGACATATTGaagtatcaatcatgtttgtaagttatttttgcaaatgaaaaatatggaaattgcaaacggaatgacaaacttaccactcatggttatattcggctatgctgaatcttttatatccttcaccaaagtatattttaagataaatattgaaaaaatttgggtgaaaaataggtcaaaaattgtagtcatattttttttttgcttacgATTTTTCTTAccactcatgatgaagggtTTATTTCGATCATACTAATGTGTTAGAATGATTTTAAACTATTTCGGAATTTTGAAATATTCCTCTAACCATGATTTAGAAATCCATCATAAtctaatattttcaacaaaatggcAACTCTAACAAATTCTGATTGTATTAGATAAAATAAGCCGCTACTGCTGATTGCACTCCACTCTGAACACTTTTTAACAGTCCACAACAAACAGTTGAACACACAGGTTGTTTTTATTAACTTATCTCTTACGTTCTGAAATATTTCGTCTATtcgaacaaaatattatttgtttttaacccCCATATTCTTCTATAAGCAATGTCACTAAACTGGGAATTAACTGAGGTCGAGGAAAAGCTAATTTCTAatgaatttaaaagaattggaggtaaattataaattgcatttaaaatatataattaaaatataatttcacaATGTTCGTGAATATAAAATTGCATGTCATTgtaatttgttacaaataataaacaatttgatgtACTTGATAGATAACACCTATTTGGATCATGCGGGCAGTACTTTATATGCGGAAAGCCAAATTGACGCATCTGGTAAATTATTGAAAGAGAACTTATTTTGCAACCCGCATACTTGTAAAATAACAGGGGATTTAGTGGATCAAGTGCGTTATAGGTAAagtattgttttgtttaaataatctttTACAAACTAATTATACTTTACCATTTAGAATTCTTCAACATTTCAATGCCGATGCTTTGGAGTACTCCGTTGTATTTACCAGCAATGCTACGGCTGCCATAAAAACTGTAGCTGAAACATTTGATTTTGGTGCTCAGGAACAGGGTAATTTCTATTATTGCCAAGAAAATCACACTTCAGTTTTGGGTATGCGTGAATTGGTTAAAACAtccaataaatttgtattgactCAACCAGAGTTATTGTCAAATTTGGAAAACGGTCATGATTTATTAGCCGGCACTCGAACGGGCAATTCTTTGTTGGTTTTTTCGGCTCAATGTAATTTTAGTGGCTACAAAATGCCACTAGAATTAATAGAAGTTGTACAAAAGCAGGGTTTGCTTAAACGGGGAACACAAATTTCGGGTCACACACAAACCAATGAGccggatttaaataatttttatgtttttctggaTTCGGCAGCTTTTGTGGGAACTAGTTATTTGGATGTTGGCAAATATAAACCAGATTTCTTTTGTGTCTCATTCTACAAAATGTTTGGGTAAGATTTTTTTCTGATCTGTTCAAAAATTATTGAGTACAAAATTAATTGCTCTATTTTAGCTACCCCACTGGAGTAGGGGCTTTAATTGTCAGCAAACGCGGGCAATCAGTGTTGCTTAAGCAATATTATGGAGGCGGTACGGTCAACATTGCCATGACTCGTGATAATTTTCATGAGAAACGTGTTGGTTTTTCATCACACTTTGAAGATGGCACTTTATCTTTCTTAACCATTGCAAATTTGTTGGAGGGCTTTAGTACATTGGAACGTCTGGTGCCTGCAAAAGAAGGAAAAAACACCATGCAAAGAATTAGTAAATATGTCTATCAATTGGCTAAATACGGTTATGATAAATTATCAGCTTTAAAACATGCAAATGGACAGCCGTTGGTGAAGTTTTATAATCACAATGGTTATGGGGATTACAAATATCAAGGTGGTGTTATTACctttaatattttacatgaaGATGGTGCCTTTGTAGGGTTTGCTGAAGTGGCCTGCTTGGCAGCTGTATTTGATATACAACTACGTACTGGTTGCTTCTGCAATCCCGGCGCTTGTCAATGGTTTTTACAATTATCCAATAGTGATATACGCAAACAGTATGAATCTGGCCATATATGTAGTGATTACAATGATTTGGTTGATGGTATACCTACTGGAGCCGTAAGGGTCTCATTTGGTTATATGACACGCAAACAAGATGTCGATAAAATTGTTAGTATGATTAAAGAGTGCTATTTGTCCTCGTCTGAGGAGAGATTGAAACACATGGATAGTGATAAATTACCAAAGGCTTTACAACATATACCAGCAAGACTAAAGCCTCAACTTAAAGAGATTTGCATTTATCCCGTTAAATCTTGTGGTGCTTTTAAGGTTACTGATTCCTGGCCTCTAACAACTACTGGTTTCTTATATGATCGTGGTTGGATGATAGTGGATGCCTCGGGAATGGCCATAACACAAAAACATCAAACTAGATTATGTTTAATTAAACCAATTATTCATGACCAAAAAGGTTCTATGGAATTGACTTTTACTGGAATGAAATCTATACATGTCAATTTAGAAATCGCCAAAGAACAATTGGATATTATAAATACCACATTTTGCCAAAGTAAAGTTTGCGATGACTTAGTGTCTGGTTACGATTGTGGCGATGAGGTGGGCAATTGGTTAAGCGATTGCTTGGAAACACCCGGTTTAAGATTAATCAAACAGTATGCCGAAAGACGCGCCCAGACAGGTTCTGCCAAAGATATTGCCTTGTCCAATCAGGCACAATTTCTATTAATTAATCGATCTTCTGTGAGATGGCTGACACAAAAAATCACCACCGAAAAGGAACCTTTATCCACTACCGTCGATAGATTTAGAGCAAATTTAATAATCGAGACCCAAACCGCCTTGGAGGAGACAGAGTTCGATACGCTGACAATAGGTGATACGGAGTTTAAGGTTGATGGTTTTTGTACACGCTGTCAAATGATTTGCATTGACCAACACAGTGGCCAAAAAACCGCCGAGCCTTTACGAACTATCGCTAGAGAGTTTAATGGTAAGATACGTTTTGGCATATATCTCTCACTATTGAAAGTACCCGATAATAATGCGCAAATATCTTGCCATGATAAGataataataaagaagaaaactattgaataaaattataaaattctaattatTTTACTGTTTATACATATCATTTGTGCTACTTTCACATTAtcatacaattttcaattggttGTTCTTTCGCTTTTACCAAAGGCTCACCCTGTTCTGCCCGTTTTACATTCTCCAAAACACTTTGATGGTCGGGAAAGGCTAGTGACTGTAATTTTGAATGCACTAAAGTATCATTGATCTTCACCTCAAAAGATCCTTGTCGTCCTTTGTGGCACAACATTTCTGTATCaggattttgttgttgcaaaaaGTTTTGCAACATTTTACACTGCCACTCGAAGTTGCACTTGCCACTGCAATATAGATAATAAAGATTAATATGTAGTTTATttagtttcaataaaattaaggaATATAAAGCAACATCTTACCAATATTCCACATCAACTTTTACCATTATTGTTATTACACCACAAAAATAAACCCaaacggtttttttttttggcaaacttGAAAACAATTCTTTTCAAAACTTATTATACAATGTTGGTAATTTAGAGATTTcccgtaaatttttttataaatattcatgaaaaaagaaaaaaagatttccaagaaaaattagtttttgatcgTAAAATATTCAGCCAATAAGAAGTCCACGTTTATagtacaaattaataaatacaaatttttggcaattttattaacattttggaACTTCCTTTATCTTAAAAGTTTATTTCTGAATATAAAGTGTGATCGTCTAAAGCCGCTTTGGGCTAGCATATTAAACTGTGTTTTTACAGCTTTAACATAGCAAGAGAGCAATATATTTATATGAGATacgcttaattttttgaaacttttctttatttttattaccttCCCACAAATATGTCGTAAAATGTGGTCTTGTAAAAACAGCTTAAACTGtcttaaaatttgggactaaaacaTTCATAAGTCCATCTCTGGCTTAAAAAACGTCAAAAATACAATACTCAATATCAAATCTGGCAACAATTGCtgatgtaaacaaaacaaatgttcTACAGCTGACAAAAGTAACacgaaaaatgttaaaaatataacaaaaacttaattaaattaaaaaaaaaaaatagaaatctgtcattaaaactattttaatcgaaaccaaataaattttaaccaattttttacaaaatggtACGTTGTATTGTgataaatcgaaagtcggcctTAATGCTAATATGGATTTTTGTGTTGAGTGGCATCAGACAAAGTCACACAGACGATGTTGACAACAAAGTTACTACCAGTAATAACAGCGAGGTGGCCCCATATGTGATACGCAACTTTAATGAAACTTCTCAGCAGTTGTCCCAGTGTCAAAACACCGCCAACATAAACTGCAGTGAGTTACAGTTCCCCTGCATAAAGTGTTATTATAATTACACCTGCCACTATGGACAGGAATTGTATGTGAATTGTTCCGCTTTGCATCAAGTAGAGTGTCAGGGTAGCAGATGGTTTTGGCATCAAATGAATTGTCGTTACTGTTATCAAACCGAAAAGTGGCAACAAAAGTGTGTGCAAAAAGGCAATTGCAATTCGGTGAATGGGCAGTACTACAAAACTAACTGTACGGTAAGTCCAGACGTCTTTTGTCTGGGCAATCGTTCGTTCTCGCGTAACATCAAATGCAATTGGACACAGGGCTACAGATGGAGTACGGCCGTAATAATAAGTTTAACTCTGGGAGGTTTTGGTGCTGATCGATTTTATTTGGGCCATTGGCAGGAGGGTATTGGTAAACTGTTTAGTTTTGGTGGCTTGGGTGTATGGACGATAATAGATGTAGTGTTAATATCATTGCATTATTTGGGACCAGCAGATGGTTCTTTGTATATTTAAGTCAGTTATTACAATAGATAAAAATGGTAGGAACTAAGTtaagtttaaaatgttaataaaataaatcgattaaaaataaaccagaatatactcaaatattttttttaaattgcggTTTTTTAATGGAAGGAAacaaaaatgttccaaaattattaaaatttgttacaaaggtTCTTTAtggttatacaaaatttttaaaaaatttacaattcgcTTTGGTTGGTCGTTTATTGAATTTCACATTGTATATAAGAATGATGTGCTCAATTTCAACATTACCGCTTATCAAATTTTGAATTGTCCTTGAATAAAGGATATATCAAAAAAGGTACATTCCTTTTTACATTTAGTaaaaatgtcctaatatttcgaagaataattaaaaaacctcaaatatatttttcaggcatataacaaaaaaattaagatattttaagatattgtaaattttttcttttcatttcatattttaCATTACATACTTTGCAAATTTTCAAGTACAAATTTCAGCTTCATTACTCACAACTTTTATTTCACTCATCATCATCTCCAAAACGTATATGTTTAGTTATCAACTTTTTAACTTTCTCCCTACCTCTTTTCTGTGGAATTTTCACttgtttattgagtttttgctctcgatctttttcgattttttgccAGTAGTTTGATTCAACTTCATcacttaaaattttgcattgaTATTCAGCACAGCTGATTTGTTGAACAAATTCGATGGCTTTTTTGGGAGACTCCAGTCGTAGATAGGCCTGCATAGCACCCTCTTTAATATCAACATATTTCACAGAGCTATATTGACGCATATCGGCTTTAAATTCCTTAATATTAACACAAGGCTCCAGAAAGGTAACTTCTACTATAAGACCCGGTTCGTAGGTAAATAAGGGTGCTCTTTCTAAGGCGGGGTTTTGTTGGGGAAGTTTTTCGCTAATGCTTACTTTTGTTGGAGGCTCTTCTTCAGCAGCTCCATAGAAATTCATATTCATCTTCTGCAATTTGTGTTTAGCATTAGTTTTAGAATTCTTCTTTTGTTCCTGCTGGCTGGCCGGTAGTAAAGAATTATCTTCCGTCACTGCAGCTTCcttctgttgttgttttaattctTGTTGTTCACGCCAAGCTTTACGTTTTAATTCGGTCACTTTTTCCCGCTGAAGATTTAGGTATTTGTTGCGTAGACGCTTCCAATCTTTTTTCGGCAATATTTTCAACTCATAATATGCTACATCAGTATTGAGTTCAGCTTTACGTTTTAGTGTTTCAGTTGTTTTCGATTTCTTTTTCCTTTTGCGTTTCTTTTTCTTAAGGCTCTCGTCTGTTTTCCCTTCTGTGCCCTCGGCCATTGTCTCGCATTCAGATTGAGATGTCGCTGCGTTTTCGGTATTCGAAGTTTCTTCCGATTCATCTTGCGTTTCTGTTTTGCATTTCTTAATTTTTGGCTCTGTTTCATCCTTAATTTCTTCGTTTTTAGTTCTTTTCCTGCTGTCCACAGCAACTGCTTCCTCTAACTCTTCCTTTTCGCCAGACTGTTCTTTAATGTATGATTTTACACTGGTCAAATCGGATGGATCTTTTTCTTGCATGCACAGTACACCATTAAACTCTTTGAACGATTTAATCGCCTTACTAACGCTATCTTCCTTTTCAAATTCCACAAAGCCAAACTCTTTAATTTTGCgcgatttgttgtattttggcAGGGATATATAGGCAACTTTGCCAAATCTCTCAAAAATTTGTCTCACCCATTCATGATCCGCAGTTGATGGCAAAGCCTCCACATATAAAGTTTTCTCATCAACATTACGATTTTCCGCTAAAGGTATTTTACGCTTCACCTTTTGCTCGGTTTCGTCCAACTCCAGCAGCTGAGAATTACTTAATGATTTCGCAATATCCTCGACTTTTGATGTCAAAGCTTTCATTTTATTGAAAGTCATGAAAATCTCTAAGGGAACATCTGAAAATAAACCCAGGATTAATAGATGTAGAAATCTTTACTTTCCAAAAACTTACATGGATCTTTATCGAGTTGCTGTTTTAAAAAACGATCTTTAGTCAGATTGGCATCACCAAAGTAAAATTCCATTTGCGCCCGTATAGCATTGTAGTAATGCTTTTTGCGTTTCCTATAGCTCTTTTTCTGCTCGCCTTCTAAATCCAGCTGATCCGGCATGGTCACATCGGCCGGTTGCGCCGCTTCAGGAATATCAACAATTGGAACATCCACATCTTTATTTTCCTCTTCTATACTTGTTTCCTTTTGTTTTGCACtctttttgtgtttattttttgtacccATTTTTGTTAGATGGGAAATTATCAAAACAATAAACTTATAGAAAacgtttagaaaataaattaaatgttttcacaaaatttgtttttggacaAGGTTGCCAAGCTATATTTTTGGCTACTTTCTGTCAGAAAGGCATCCCTTTTCTTTTCTCTTTTACCAGCTAATTCGTATTAAGAGCCCGTTATAGATAATTAtctaataacactagtttacaaggtaattgtttgttattttaggCCGTCCTAACTTCgggaaaaatatagaaaaaaatcaatttttttttattcatttgtcTTCCttacgaaaaaataaatattttgttaataagcataGAATATTGCagatatagaaatataaaaacaatctttgacagaacaaacaaacgaaaaagAAGTAATcggctgtttgactgactccaccatATATGAATTCAGTTTGGCTCATAGATTGTACAAatgcaaatatatatttaacaaaattttcttgtaCATCaaatagaataataaaaaatcctgcattttattgaactaaataaaaattaaactaaaatttattttttcaaaattattattattataaaaaaaaaattagactaaaaatggctgaaatataagcTCAATACCTCCACTACCCTAATTTCACCTAAATAACAGAAATAATAATGCCCGTCTATATTAAAACAGCTCTGTCAGTGTGGATATCACAATTATTTACAAGtttccaaattattttgaaagtaaattttaattaggcttaagttcattttattattataattattttctaaataaatcacTGTGCAACAATCGAAACATTAATTTACAAATGTAAATTAAAAGAATCATAGACACAAACCCAACTTCTAACAGAAATtcttattgtaaaaaatattctaacaccctgttttaaagaagaaaacaaaacaacatcTGTCAAAGTAAGAAAAGAAGAGAAGCGCAAACATTACAATAAGAAGAAGCGGCATAAAATTGCAAGAAAAAAGGGACGCTTgatttttaaagattatttgttaagacattttttttattgtaaaactattgcaaatgtttaaaaatcttaaaaattataaatttaactaaaataatttatagattgaagagaaaattaaataaataaaaacttaagtggctggaaaaacaaagaaatttacaaaagaaaaattggCATAATGTAAAACTATGCAGTAAATggcaattggaaaaaaaatatttgtaaa belongs to Calliphora vicina chromosome 4, idCalVici1.1, whole genome shotgun sequence and includes:
- the LOC135957553 gene encoding uncharacterized protein LOC135957553 → MEPGIKSEPCETLYSGQESDNGARLQYSQHLTSQISLKRPNEGIADSADQRRTRNQTNTTYYPAVDFPNVPHQFYNQDNTMLEPNQSTMAADGRPLKKYKRIEENVLFNPPFFKLVEKFLSPSQKEAIGARCYSCGKIVKGNRGISSNFIKHMKRAHPEINKIYEDFKAHKIKPGHLPNLVHALEAQMLSRNFATAAENGASGSDSNAAYSNDDTNQFSEVNNTLENNTMCYSSDENEESLNTANEKSYKESQQQEVNNFENRPLELSSNTLEIFGKLIDEKLQHFVKQKEYNQLNDKVDELIKRNPTNNASSETALTELKTEMDNLKKECAVLRLAVQQSQASKRQLQNELQTVDKLLHQRKLIIRNIQVFDSEQPLKSVKKLFTEKLDLPDIKIINCSIIPSLKTSNDSNKECLSLELDSPQACKAIFRQAHKLKNTGIYIESEISPFQRKRKNKLMVLRKELLRRKPDLKVLVRDITLVVNGKNFYWDDVEGLCHDGKHEAIELNGVEYLNMLSGLDISEFISILQNYNIQIN
- the LOC135958067 gene encoding activating signal cointegrator 1, which encodes MDKWLRDRLSTCLDFEVPDDMIKYIISMKSSAEFDEYFETLLNKECEDHRLFLSDCKQRLFSKALPNKKQQQNTNTQKKAQGHGSSTIKQNQSTAGSVPGNKASHDANQPQQNTQSQGAKKKTKYVSLYTNDGNVVDAIMLKGRRLCNCQASQHKLVNNCLSCGRIVCEQEGSGPCLFCGELVCTNEEQQVLKSSGKKSDNLLKSLKEKGGGEALKKALEQRDRLLEYDRNSEKRTTVIDDELDYFEENSVWHSDEQRATFERLKQEMHDRKHASRINRKIKIDFAGREVDEDVTISKEYERDVLKEVAAINAKSDNSSNWSNRKHSDKWDNAGELDPNMDAARPIYRPSAEEKAKSKGPTLNDGLERIYNRVQDKELMEMQDMRQCLSMHQPWASLLVAGIKKHEGRVWYSEHRGRLWIASTAKEPRSEEIQELENFYKQYYNDPTIKFPEHYPTGCLLGCVKVDDCLAQEEYRDIYPAGESDSPYVFVCSNFEQLPVVFPIKGQHKIYQIDPKIHNAACKTLMRMKATKG
- the mal gene encoding molybdenum cofactor sulfurase; the protein is MSLNWELTEVEEKLISNEFKRIGDNTYLDHAGSTLYAESQIDASGKLLKENLFCNPHTCKITGDLVDQVRYRILQHFNADALEYSVVFTSNATAAIKTVAETFDFGAQEQGNFYYCQENHTSVLGMRELVKTSNKFVLTQPELLSNLENGHDLLAGTRTGNSLLVFSAQCNFSGYKMPLELIEVVQKQGLLKRGTQISGHTQTNEPDLNNFYVFLDSAAFVGTSYLDVGKYKPDFFCVSFYKMFGYPTGVGALIVSKRGQSVLLKQYYGGGTVNIAMTRDNFHEKRVGFSSHFEDGTLSFLTIANLLEGFSTLERLVPAKEGKNTMQRISKYVYQLAKYGYDKLSALKHANGQPLVKFYNHNGYGDYKYQGGVITFNILHEDGAFVGFAEVACLAAVFDIQLRTGCFCNPGACQWFLQLSNSDIRKQYESGHICSDYNDLVDGIPTGAVRVSFGYMTRKQDVDKIVSMIKECYLSSSEERLKHMDSDKLPKALQHIPARLKPQLKEICIYPVKSCGAFKVTDSWPLTTTGFLYDRGWMIVDASGMAITQKHQTRLCLIKPIIHDQKGSMELTFTGMKSIHVNLEIAKEQLDIINTTFCQSKVCDDLVSGYDCGDEVGNWLSDCLETPGLRLIKQYAERRAQTGSAKDIALSNQAQFLLINRSSVRWLTQKITTEKEPLSTTVDRFRANLIIETQTALEETEFDTLTIGDTEFKVDGFCTRCQMICIDQHSGQKTAEPLRTIAREFNGKIRFGIYLSLLKVPDNNAQISCHDKIIIKKKTIE
- the LOC135957062 gene encoding migration and invasion enhancer 1, translated to MVKVDVEYCGKCNFEWQCKMLQNFLQQQNPDTEMLCHKGRQGSFEVKINDTLVHSKLQSLAFPDHQSVLENVKRAEQGEPLVKAKEQPIENCMIM
- the amx gene encoding TM2 domain-containing protein almondex codes for the protein MVRCIVINRKSALMLIWIFVLSGIRQSHTDDVDNKVTTSNNSEVAPYVIRNFNETSQQLSQCQNTANINCSELQFPCIKCYYNYTCHYGQELYVNCSALHQVECQGSRWFWHQMNCRYCYQTEKWQQKCVQKGNCNSVNGQYYKTNCTVSPDVFCLGNRSFSRNIKCNWTQGYRWSTAVIISLTLGGFGADRFYLGHWQEGIGKLFSFGGLGVWTIIDVVLISLHYLGPADGSLYI